A genomic segment from Pseudomonas sessilinigenes encodes:
- a CDS encoding DEAD/DEAH box helicase produces MSFASLGLSEALVGAIEAAGYTQPTPVQQRAIPAVLQGRDLMVAAQTGTGKTGGFALPILERLFPNGHPDKSQRHGPRQPRVLVLTPTRELAAQVHDSFKLYARDLKFVSACIFGGVGMNPQVQAMARGVDVLVACPGRLLDLAGQGSIDLSHVEILVLDEADRMLDMGFVHDVKKVLARLPAKRQNLLFSATFSKDITDLASKLLHDPERIEVTPPNTTVERIEQRVFRLPASHKRALLAHLITAGAWEQVLVFTRTKHGANRLAEYLDKHGLSAMAIHGNKSQNARTKALADFKAGEVRILVATDIAARGLDIDQLPHVVNFELPNVDEDYVHRIGRTGRAGRSGEAISLVAPDEEKLLKSIERMTKQKIADGDLMGFDASAVEAEKPEVRERPDTRNSRSARAPRGDNPNGGGGGRKDKGKDKGGKDKPARGERQPREQKPRENAASREQRQPTPRPDRAPDEFLDDDVDNFGNRADYVSPYQNKGNQQGRGRRPGAPSQGQGAGGNAPRGGGQGRSGNPRNGGGGGSASNSNGGTPAKRNGPRSGASRDGQGRRDESRNRRGRDDQGRQEPAVQNPRSVQPKIMHKESKVDRFPTPEQLDQLPSRPRGEKPALLTRNR; encoded by the coding sequence ATGTCCTTTGCTTCCCTCGGTCTCTCCGAGGCTTTAGTCGGCGCTATCGAAGCAGCCGGCTATACCCAGCCTACTCCGGTGCAACAGCGGGCCATTCCCGCCGTGTTGCAAGGTCGCGATCTGATGGTTGCGGCACAGACAGGTACTGGTAAAACCGGCGGTTTCGCCCTCCCGATCCTGGAGCGGCTGTTTCCCAACGGTCATCCGGACAAATCCCAGCGCCATGGCCCACGCCAACCCCGCGTCCTGGTCCTGACCCCGACCCGCGAACTGGCCGCGCAGGTGCATGACAGCTTCAAGCTGTACGCCCGCGACCTGAAGTTCGTCAGTGCCTGCATCTTTGGTGGTGTCGGCATGAACCCGCAGGTCCAGGCCATGGCCCGTGGCGTCGACGTGCTGGTGGCGTGCCCCGGCCGCCTGCTGGACCTGGCAGGCCAGGGCAGCATCGACCTGTCCCACGTGGAAATCCTGGTCCTGGACGAAGCCGACCGCATGCTCGACATGGGCTTCGTCCATGACGTCAAGAAGGTCCTTGCCCGCCTCCCGGCCAAGCGCCAGAACCTGCTGTTCTCCGCGACCTTCTCCAAGGACATCACGGACCTGGCCAGCAAGCTGCTGCATGACCCGGAGCGGATCGAAGTCACGCCGCCGAACACCACGGTAGAGCGGATCGAGCAGCGGGTCTTCCGCTTGCCGGCCAGCCACAAGCGGGCACTGCTGGCACACCTGATCACCGCTGGTGCCTGGGAACAGGTCCTGGTGTTCACCCGTACCAAGCACGGCGCCAACCGCCTGGCCGAGTACCTGGACAAGCATGGCCTGAGCGCCATGGCGATCCACGGCAACAAGAGCCAGAACGCCCGCACCAAGGCCCTGGCCGACTTCAAGGCTGGCGAAGTGCGGATCCTGGTGGCCACCGATATCGCCGCCCGCGGCCTGGATATCGACCAACTGCCCCACGTGGTCAACTTCGAACTGCCCAACGTCGATGAAGACTACGTCCACCGTATCGGCCGTACTGGCCGGGCCGGTCGTTCGGGCGAAGCCATCTCGCTGGTGGCCCCGGACGAAGAGAAGCTGCTCAAGAGCATCGAGCGCATGACCAAGCAGAAGATCGCCGACGGCGACCTGATGGGCTTCGATGCCAGCGCGGTGGAAGCCGAGAAGCCGGAAGTGCGCGAGCGTCCGGACACCCGTAATTCGCGCAGCGCCCGCGCCCCTCGTGGCGATAACCCGAACGGTGGCGGCGGTGGCCGCAAGGACAAGGGCAAGGACAAGGGCGGTAAAGACAAACCAGCCCGCGGCGAACGCCAGCCCCGCGAGCAGAAGCCTCGCGAGAATGCCGCTTCGCGCGAGCAGCGCCAGCCGACTCCTCGCCCTGACCGGGCACCGGACGAATTCCTCGACGACGACGTGGACAACTTCGGCAACCGCGCCGACTACGTCAGCCCCTACCAGAACAAGGGCAACCAGCAAGGCCGCGGCCGTCGTCCCGGTGCCCCGAGCCAGGGCCAGGGCGCCGGAGGCAATGCCCCCCGTGGTGGTGGCCAGGGTCGCAGTGGCAACCCGCGCAATGGTGGTGGCGGTGGTAGTGCCAGCAACAGCAACGGCGGCACGCCGGCCAAACGCAACGGCCCGCGCAGTGGCGCTTCCCGTGATGGCCAAGGCCGTCGCGACGAATCGCGTAACCGTCGTGGCCGTGACGACCAGGGCCGCCAGGAGCCAGCGGTGCAGAACCCTCGGAGCGTCCAGCCGAAGATCATGCACAAGGAGTCCAAGGTCGATCGCTTCCCGACGCCTGAACAGCTCGACCAGCTGCCAAGCCGCCCACGGGGCGAAAAACCAGCGCTGCTGACGCGTAACCGCTAA
- a CDS encoding substrate-binding periplasmic protein gives MSVIAQLLTALLCACLSLTAHGEKLRIVTEPWAPYVYEENGKTLGLDYETTAIVFQRLGIEVEWQFLPWKRCLAMLETGQADGALDIFHSDQRDSTLLYPSEALSEVEFVMFYANRYPHPFKQLKELKGLTIGTSPGYLYSDDFSNSTLFNREPAPTHEANFGKLLLGRIDLLITDRRVGQHLLDTLGIRDQISQNPLVISRQNQYLAVRRNAGMDLLVQRFGAELKRFKREPAYAELSAKYGAEPVLPPVRSSSTRESGKTVEQQESSGH, from the coding sequence ATGTCCGTTATCGCCCAATTGCTGACAGCCCTACTCTGCGCTTGCCTGAGCCTTACCGCCCATGGCGAGAAGCTGCGCATCGTCACCGAACCCTGGGCCCCTTATGTCTATGAGGAAAACGGCAAGACCCTGGGGCTGGACTACGAAACCACCGCCATTGTCTTCCAGCGCCTGGGCATCGAGGTGGAATGGCAGTTCCTGCCCTGGAAACGCTGCCTGGCGATGCTGGAGACCGGCCAGGCCGACGGCGCCCTGGACATTTTCCACAGCGACCAGCGCGACAGCACCCTGCTCTACCCCAGCGAAGCGCTGTCCGAAGTCGAATTCGTGATGTTCTACGCCAACCGGTATCCGCATCCGTTCAAGCAACTCAAGGAACTCAAAGGCCTGACCATCGGCACCTCGCCCGGCTACCTGTACAGCGACGACTTCAGCAACTCCACCCTGTTCAATCGTGAACCTGCACCAACCCACGAGGCCAACTTCGGCAAGTTGCTGCTGGGGCGGATCGACCTGCTGATCACCGACCGGCGGGTTGGCCAACACCTATTGGACACCCTGGGCATCCGCGACCAGATCAGCCAGAATCCGCTGGTCATCAGCCGTCAGAACCAATACCTGGCTGTACGCCGCAACGCTGGCATGGATCTGCTGGTGCAACGCTTTGGCGCCGAACTCAAGCGGTTCAAGCGCGAACCGGCCTACGCTGAATTGAGTGCCAAGTACGGGGCGGAACCCGTATTGCCACCGGTCAGATCGTCTTCGACTCGCGAGTCGGGAAAAACCGTTGAGCAGCAGGAAAGCAGCGGACACTAA
- the metF gene encoding methylenetetrahydrofolate reductase [NAD(P)H]: MSQDRRYSFEFFPTKTDAGHEKLLATARQLASCNPDFFSCTYGAGGSTRDRTVNTVLQLESEVKVPSAPHLSCVGDSKDDLRGLLQQYQAAGIKRIVALRGDLPSGMGMASGELRHANDLVAFIREETGSHFHIEVAAYPEMHPQARNFEDDLQNFVRKANAGADSAITQYFFNADSYFYFVDRVQKMGVNIPIVPGIMPITNYSKLARFSDACGAEIPRWIRKQLEAYGDDSASIQAFGEQAISEMCERLLQGGAPGLHFYTLNQADPSLAIWNNLKLPR; the protein is encoded by the coding sequence ATGTCCCAAGACCGTCGCTACAGCTTCGAGTTCTTCCCCACCAAGACCGATGCTGGACATGAAAAACTGCTCGCCACTGCCCGCCAGCTGGCCAGCTGCAATCCTGACTTCTTCTCCTGCACCTACGGTGCCGGCGGCTCGACTCGCGATCGTACGGTCAATACCGTGCTGCAGCTGGAGAGCGAAGTAAAAGTCCCCTCGGCACCACACCTGTCCTGTGTCGGCGACAGCAAGGACGACCTGCGCGGCCTGCTGCAGCAATACCAGGCGGCCGGCATCAAGCGCATCGTAGCCCTGCGCGGCGACCTGCCTTCGGGCATGGGCATGGCCAGCGGCGAGCTGCGCCACGCCAACGACCTGGTGGCGTTCATTCGCGAAGAGACCGGCAGTCACTTCCATATCGAAGTCGCGGCCTACCCGGAAATGCACCCGCAGGCCCGCAATTTCGAGGACGACCTGCAAAATTTCGTGCGCAAGGCCAACGCCGGTGCCGACAGCGCGATCACCCAGTACTTCTTCAACGCCGACAGCTACTTCTACTTCGTCGATCGTGTACAGAAGATGGGGGTTAACATCCCGATCGTGCCGGGCATCATGCCGATCACCAACTACAGCAAGCTGGCGCGTTTCTCCGACGCCTGCGGCGCCGAGATCCCCCGCTGGATCCGCAAGCAACTGGAGGCCTACGGTGACGACAGCGCCAGCATCCAGGCGTTTGGCGAGCAAGCCATCAGCGAAATGTGCGAGCGCCTGCTGCAAGGTGGCGCACCAGGGTTGCACTTCTACACCCTGAACCAGGCTGATCCGAGCCTGGCGATCTGGAACAACCTGAAGCTGCCACGCTGA